A section of the Methanosarcina mazei S-6 genome encodes:
- a CDS encoding lysylphosphatidylglycerol synthase transmembrane domain-containing protein, whose translation MDLEALKKATAAFLVLTAILLVVSNRAEIVPLLEESWKILSDTRIMYVFLASSVYLLSVYFFAVRWQQVLSSIGYNLKAVNLLPIMFGAAFVNNITPASRTGGESLRIIWANRSFGITYTHAVITILFERLVEAIPVALLFLYILYLSPSFESLLHLQRKILTFNSSLLWVLILIGGGIGVRILIRKSSIFTRKLYQDWKQLNRSFVPVLLLSCLVWGLDVIRIKLVASALSLPLSMDIIIVFSVLYLVLGCLPITPGGLGIVEGGLVSLLLYFGMSPASAGSFVFLERFVSYGLSSLIGILYLFYYGGFKIWKDTKSH comes from the coding sequence TTGGATCTGGAAGCCTTGAAGAAAGCCACTGCAGCCTTCCTGGTGCTTACAGCAATATTACTGGTCGTCAGTAACCGGGCAGAAATTGTGCCCTTGCTGGAAGAAAGCTGGAAGATCCTCAGTGATACACGGATTATGTATGTTTTTCTGGCATCCTCAGTTTATCTGCTGAGCGTGTACTTTTTTGCAGTCCGCTGGCAGCAGGTGCTCTCTTCCATTGGATATAACCTTAAAGCCGTAAATCTCCTCCCGATTATGTTTGGAGCAGCGTTCGTGAATAATATTACTCCTGCAAGCAGGACAGGAGGAGAGTCCCTGCGCATAATCTGGGCTAACAGGAGTTTTGGGATCACGTATACCCACGCTGTCATAACTATCCTTTTTGAAAGACTGGTTGAAGCAATTCCTGTTGCCCTGCTGTTTCTTTACATCCTGTATTTATCCCCTTCTTTTGAAAGCCTTCTCCATCTCCAGAGAAAAATTCTAACGTTTAATTCTTCCCTGCTATGGGTTTTAATCCTGATAGGGGGAGGAATAGGAGTGAGGATCCTCATAAGAAAATCTTCCATTTTCACGAGAAAGTTATATCAGGACTGGAAACAGCTGAACAGGTCTTTTGTCCCTGTACTCCTCCTGTCCTGCCTGGTCTGGGGACTTGATGTGATACGCATCAAGCTGGTAGCTTCCGCCCTTTCCCTCCCTCTGTCCATGGATATTATAATAGTGTTCTCAGTCCTTTACCTCGTACTCGGATGCCTGCCAATCACTCCCGGAGGGCTGGGAATCGTAGAGGGAGGCCTGGTTTCACTTCTCCTGTATTTTGGGATGTCCCCTGCTTCAGCAGGCAGTTTCGTATTTCTCGAGCGGTTTGTGTCCTACGGGCTAAGCAGCCTGATAGGTATCCTGTATCTGTTTTATTATGGGGGGTTTAAGATCTGGAAAGATACAAAATCGCATTAA
- a CDS encoding glycosyltransferase family 4 protein has product MEYCMHSLAKTLIQEGHEVHIITRSYPGIPQYSMRDRIKIIRVGSDPFPGQKRFMMPGAYKELYNLLRSENYDMIHSHGLDSPLSMAALLMSRKIGLPSVVTNHSLVGHTALSPALYLAGKLLVRNADAVIAVSSAVEKDSKLMTKKPVYRIFNGIECEENSCKATLPINREEKIVIASVARMTRKKGVHHLVKLAPALLKKHENLMFVMIGDGPLTKKLEKRVKKCGLSDNFYFTGEITRNKVLDYLEQADIFAHPSGDEGFGISILEAILKKVPVVAMNHSGVSDIIEHGVDGFLAEDLTEFSSCLETLIENPELRTEFARKAAEGLPKYDWDRIYEQTCRVYTGIINGKHHNRSLEQESLSESDYKKLLKKTDQRE; this is encoded by the coding sequence ATCGAGTATTGTATGCATTCTCTTGCAAAAACCCTGATCCAGGAAGGACATGAAGTCCATATTATTACAAGGAGCTATCCCGGCATCCCTCAGTACAGCATGAGGGACAGAATTAAGATAATAAGGGTAGGAAGTGATCCCTTTCCGGGACAGAAGCGTTTCATGATGCCCGGGGCATATAAAGAACTCTACAACCTTCTGAGATCGGAAAATTATGATATGATTCACTCTCACGGGCTTGACTCACCGCTAAGCATGGCTGCTCTGCTCATGTCCAGAAAAATCGGGCTTCCTTCCGTAGTTACAAACCATTCCCTTGTAGGACACACAGCTCTCAGCCCTGCTCTCTACCTTGCCGGCAAACTGCTTGTCAGGAATGCGGATGCCGTAATTGCAGTTAGTTCTGCAGTTGAGAAGGATTCAAAACTGATGACAAAAAAGCCAGTTTACAGGATATTTAATGGGATCGAATGTGAAGAAAACAGCTGTAAAGCTACCCTTCCCATCAACAGGGAAGAAAAAATCGTGATCGCCAGTGTAGCCCGAATGACAAGAAAAAAAGGAGTCCATCACCTTGTAAAGCTTGCCCCTGCCCTGCTTAAAAAACACGAAAACCTGATGTTTGTTATGATAGGAGACGGACCCCTTACAAAAAAGCTGGAAAAGAGAGTAAAAAAGTGCGGCTTATCCGATAATTTCTATTTTACAGGGGAAATAACCCGGAATAAAGTGCTTGATTATCTTGAGCAGGCTGACATCTTTGCTCACCCATCCGGAGACGAAGGGTTCGGGATTTCAATACTGGAAGCAATTTTGAAAAAAGTCCCTGTTGTGGCAATGAACCACAGCGGTGTTTCGGATATTATTGAGCACGGTGTAGACGGTTTTCTTGCAGAAGACCTCACGGAATTTTCATCCTGCCTTGAAACCCTTATTGAGAACCCGGAACTGAGAACTGAATTTGCCCGGAAAGCAGCTGAAGGGCTTCCAAAATATGACTGGGACAGGATTTATGAGCAGACATGCCGGGTGTATACAGGCATTATTAATGGAAAACATCACAACAGGAGTCTTGAACAGGAGAGCCTATCAGAGAGCGACTACAAAAAGTTGCTTAAAAAGACAGACCAGAGAGAATAA
- a CDS encoding carboxymuconolactone decarboxylase family protein: MRMLEEFFPEFTEKLDEIDKLYAEKRMIDEKTYQFICFALSIKARSKPCVLKHFKGALEAGATVKELSYIFALVMREAAGADDCWTHDVIGDWKEILKGNISCSCEK, from the coding sequence ATGAGAATGCTGGAAGAATTTTTTCCTGAATTCACGGAAAAGCTGGACGAGATTGACAAGCTCTATGCCGAAAAAAGGATGATTGACGAAAAGACCTATCAGTTCATCTGCTTTGCCCTCTCGATTAAAGCCAGGTCCAAACCCTGTGTCCTGAAGCACTTCAAGGGAGCACTTGAAGCAGGAGCCACAGTCAAAGAGCTCTCATATATCTTTGCCCTGGTAATGAGGGAAGCCGCAGGCGCAGACGACTGCTGGACTCATGATGTAATAGGAGACTGGAAAGAGATCCTGAAAGGCAATATTTCATGCAGCTGCGAAAAATAA